The proteins below are encoded in one region of Bacillus vallismortis:
- the mobB gene encoding molybdopterin-guanine dinucleotide biosynthesis protein B yields the protein MALVRPFPIVQVVGFQNSGKTTFIERILEKSSEQGLNLGCLKHHGHGGEPQTFTNGKDTDRYQAAGADVTAVEGAGVLQLTARRHWDLPRLIGLYQFLETDCLLIEGFKKAPYPKVVILSEKEDLEALQADNTIAIIYRKKEHITEHQGLSVFHADDPAAVDFVLSQLKGESA from the coding sequence ATGGCCTTGGTCCGTCCTTTCCCAATCGTCCAAGTTGTAGGATTTCAAAACAGCGGGAAAACAACGTTTATCGAACGTATTCTTGAAAAATCCTCTGAACAGGGGCTCAATTTAGGCTGCCTAAAGCATCATGGTCACGGTGGTGAACCGCAAACGTTCACTAATGGGAAAGACACTGACCGTTATCAAGCGGCAGGTGCTGATGTGACAGCGGTAGAAGGTGCGGGTGTGTTACAGCTGACAGCCCGCCGCCATTGGGATTTGCCGCGGTTGATTGGGTTATATCAGTTTCTCGAAACAGACTGTCTTCTGATAGAAGGCTTTAAAAAAGCTCCTTATCCTAAAGTGGTTATACTAAGCGAAAAGGAAGATCTAGAAGCACTGCAGGCAGACAATACAATCGCCATCATCTATAGGAAAAAAGAGCATATAACAGAGCATCAGGGATTGTCCGTTTTTCATGCGGATGATCCGGCTGCCGTGGATTTTGTGCTTTCACAGCTGAAGGGGGAATCTGCATAA
- the glp gene encoding gephyrin-like molybdotransferase Glp encodes MLEKRTPIPVDEAIRRVSHFQKQGETEWVALEDCLHRFLSEDVTADHHVPAFDRSPYDGFAVRACDTAEASRENPVRFEVIDHIGAGAVSEKELGPFQAVRIMTGAQIPEGADAVVMIELTQTFEENKKAFMSLKRRFQPGDNISKTGEDAQKGSVLLKKGTRVTPGVTALLATFGYASVPVVRKPVVGIIATGTELLNVSDPLEPGKIRNSNASMVYAQVVEAGASPLYLGKISDDLDQSFAAVKEAMKKVDFLITTGGVSVGDFDFLPAIYEKLGADVLFNKVAMRPGSVTTVAHANDTLLFGLSGNPSACYVGFELFVKPMIQIWLLNEKPHSICAEAVLTKDFPKPNPFTRFVRAFVYHQEGQLLAEPVGLDKSSSVTSLAEANAFIILPGGTRGYESGRTVQVLLIREENGSEWPWSVLSQSSKL; translated from the coding sequence ATGCTGGAGAAAAGAACACCGATACCGGTAGACGAGGCAATTCGGCGTGTCAGCCATTTTCAAAAACAAGGGGAAACAGAATGGGTGGCGCTTGAAGACTGCCTGCATCGCTTTTTATCCGAAGATGTAACAGCGGATCACCACGTACCTGCCTTTGACCGTTCGCCATACGATGGTTTTGCTGTTCGAGCGTGCGATACGGCTGAAGCTTCACGTGAAAACCCGGTTCGATTTGAGGTCATTGACCATATTGGAGCGGGGGCTGTATCTGAAAAAGAACTTGGCCCGTTTCAGGCCGTGCGGATTATGACTGGTGCGCAAATCCCTGAAGGAGCAGATGCTGTCGTCATGATAGAGCTGACTCAAACCTTTGAAGAGAATAAGAAGGCATTTATGTCTTTAAAACGCCGCTTTCAGCCGGGGGATAATATTTCAAAAACAGGTGAAGACGCTCAAAAAGGGAGTGTTTTATTGAAAAAGGGCACCCGAGTCACACCAGGAGTGACCGCTCTTTTGGCAACCTTCGGATACGCATCTGTGCCTGTCGTAAGAAAGCCGGTTGTTGGAATTATTGCAACCGGTACTGAATTGCTGAATGTCAGTGATCCGCTGGAACCGGGGAAAATCCGCAACAGCAATGCCAGCATGGTGTATGCGCAAGTGGTTGAAGCAGGCGCATCTCCGCTTTATTTAGGGAAAATCTCTGATGACCTGGATCAAAGCTTTGCCGCGGTCAAAGAAGCGATGAAAAAGGTTGATTTTCTGATCACAACTGGCGGTGTATCAGTGGGTGACTTTGACTTTTTGCCTGCGATCTATGAAAAACTCGGAGCGGACGTGCTCTTTAATAAGGTTGCCATGCGCCCGGGTAGCGTGACAACGGTGGCGCATGCAAATGATACGCTCCTGTTTGGTCTGTCAGGTAATCCGTCAGCTTGCTATGTCGGTTTTGAATTGTTTGTCAAACCAATGATCCAGATATGGCTGCTCAATGAAAAACCGCATTCGATTTGTGCGGAAGCTGTTTTGACGAAGGATTTTCCGAAACCGAACCCATTTACCCGTTTTGTACGTGCGTTCGTATACCACCAGGAAGGGCAGCTGCTGGCGGAACCCGTTGGATTGGATAAGTCGAGCTCTGTTACGTCACTTGCAGAAGCAAATGCGTTTATTATCCTGCCGGGCGGCACGAGAGGATACGAATCAGGCAGAACGGTTCAAGTGCTGCTTATCAGAGAAGAGAATGGAAGTGAATGGCCTTGGTCCGTCCTTTCCCAATCGTCCAAGTTGTAG
- a CDS encoding ABC transporter ATP-binding protein, with amino-acid sequence METFKRLKMFYWPYRKVFMWSLLAMLLMTAITVVYPIILQITIDEIVLGKQYRLAAWVSLGFIAVMALKGTATFFHQYLGDMFGIKSVYRLRNGLYEKLQRLSFSYYDNAKTGDLMSRLTADVEGLRFFLSYGLAELIRFGLLVAISLSVMFYYSVPLTLVTIAVLPFLAVAVYQFDKRVHPAFRGIRKSFAKLNTKVQENISGINTVKSLSREDFQISHFNKANAEYRTQYLQTSSIWSAYFPLMEFIGNICIVALLSYGGYLVMHNELNPGELVAFFSLVNYMMWPIMNLGFVINMFSQAKASGERLLEILEKEEEITDHAHDMQKQRLTGDVMFKNVSLAYGKEQTNALSNVSFEANSGKVIGLLGPTGSGKSSVTQLLTRFYSPVGGMITIDHKPITDYSLKTLRSNIGVVLQESFLFSSTIRSNISYGRPDASMEDIIEAAKRAQAHAFITELPDGYDTMLGERGMGLSGGQKQRIAIARAICLNPSILILDDATSAVDMQTEHSIQLALKEVMKNRTTFIIAHRISSLKHADEILVFDKGRICERGTHQELLEKGGYYQKIYDLQYRDVKMINEPHQVG; translated from the coding sequence ATGGAGACATTTAAAAGGTTAAAAATGTTTTATTGGCCGTACAGAAAGGTGTTTATGTGGTCGCTTCTGGCCATGCTTTTGATGACTGCGATTACTGTCGTTTACCCGATTATCCTGCAAATCACGATTGATGAAATTGTCCTGGGAAAGCAGTATCGGCTTGCGGCATGGGTTAGCTTAGGATTTATTGCGGTAATGGCCTTGAAAGGAACCGCCACTTTTTTTCATCAATATTTAGGTGATATGTTCGGCATCAAATCCGTTTATCGGCTGAGAAATGGCCTGTATGAAAAACTGCAGCGGCTTTCTTTTTCTTATTATGATAACGCGAAAACAGGGGATTTGATGTCCAGACTGACAGCTGACGTTGAAGGGCTTCGTTTTTTCTTATCTTACGGTCTCGCTGAGCTCATTCGATTCGGTCTGCTGGTCGCCATCAGCCTATCTGTCATGTTTTACTATTCTGTTCCTCTTACGCTTGTGACAATCGCTGTTTTGCCATTTCTCGCTGTTGCGGTATATCAGTTTGACAAAAGAGTCCATCCCGCTTTCAGAGGGATTCGCAAATCGTTTGCGAAACTCAACACAAAAGTCCAGGAAAATATCAGCGGCATCAATACGGTTAAATCTCTATCCAGAGAAGATTTTCAGATCAGCCATTTCAATAAGGCCAATGCGGAGTACAGGACACAGTATTTACAAACATCATCCATTTGGTCTGCGTATTTCCCTTTAATGGAGTTCATCGGCAATATTTGTATTGTGGCTCTCCTTTCATACGGCGGCTACCTGGTCATGCACAACGAGCTCAACCCCGGCGAGCTTGTCGCTTTTTTCAGCCTCGTCAATTATATGATGTGGCCGATTATGAACTTAGGCTTTGTCATCAATATGTTCTCTCAAGCAAAAGCGTCAGGTGAACGCCTGCTGGAGATTCTTGAAAAAGAAGAAGAGATCACAGATCATGCTCATGATATGCAAAAACAAAGATTAACAGGAGATGTCATGTTCAAGAACGTTTCTCTTGCATACGGTAAAGAACAAACAAACGCGCTAAGCAATGTCAGCTTTGAGGCAAACAGCGGGAAGGTAATCGGACTATTGGGCCCGACAGGTTCAGGCAAGAGCTCAGTTACACAGCTCCTCACCAGATTTTACAGTCCTGTTGGCGGAATGATTACCATTGACCATAAGCCTATCACCGATTATTCGTTAAAAACCCTTCGCTCCAATATCGGGGTCGTTCTGCAAGAATCTTTTCTGTTTTCATCTACGATTCGATCAAACATTTCGTACGGGAGGCCGGATGCCTCAATGGAAGACATCATCGAAGCGGCAAAAAGGGCGCAGGCTCATGCCTTTATCACGGAGCTTCCTGATGGATATGACACCATGCTTGGAGAGAGGGGAATGGGGCTTTCCGGCGGACAAAAACAGCGTATCGCCATTGCGAGAGCCATTTGTTTGAACCCGAGCATTTTAATATTGGATGACGCCACGAGCGCAGTAGATATGCAAACAGAGCACAGCATACAGCTGGCTTTAAAAGAAGTCATGAAAAACCGCACAACCTTTATCATCGCTCACCGCATTTCTTCTCTGAAACACGCCGATGAAATTCTCGTTTTTGATAAAGGGCGGATTTGTGAAAGGGGAACACATCAAGAGCTTCTCGAAAAAGGCGGCTACTATCAAAAGATTTACGATTTACAATACCGTGATGTCAAAATGATCAATGAGCCGCATCAGGTCGGATAG
- a CDS encoding molybdopterin-synthase adenylyltransferase MoeB gives MEERYSRQIRFKQIGEEGQKRLADSHVLVVGVGALGTAGAEGLSRAGVGTITIIDRDYVEWSNLQRQQLYTESDAKLHMPKAMAAKEHLSAINSEIHIEAYVTEGTAETLEPLIEKADVVIDATDNFETRMLINDLAQKTKTPWVYGACVSSQGMFMTIIPEETPCLSCLFEQIPVGGATCDTAGIIPPAVHIVSAYQQAEALKLLTGKKEAIQRGFVTFDVWNNSHMKINVNNVRCENCPSCGAHAVYPYLQDWNTPKAAVLCGRDTVQVRSESLKRIPKQELINRLKTIGKVEANAFLLHIFYEDFRIVIFNDGRALVHGTNDVKEANSVLARVIGL, from the coding sequence ATGGAGGAGCGTTATTCGCGGCAAATCAGATTTAAGCAAATAGGGGAAGAGGGCCAGAAAAGACTGGCAGACAGCCATGTGCTGGTTGTCGGTGTAGGAGCGCTCGGGACGGCAGGAGCAGAAGGGCTTTCGAGAGCGGGGGTCGGTACCATTACCATTATTGACCGTGATTATGTGGAGTGGAGCAACCTGCAAAGGCAGCAGCTTTATACAGAAAGCGACGCCAAGCTCCACATGCCGAAAGCCATGGCTGCCAAAGAGCATCTATCAGCGATTAACAGCGAAATACATATTGAGGCGTACGTTACCGAAGGAACAGCCGAAACGCTTGAGCCGCTGATTGAAAAAGCGGATGTCGTCATCGACGCGACAGATAACTTTGAAACCCGCATGCTGATAAACGATCTTGCCCAGAAAACAAAGACACCGTGGGTCTATGGCGCTTGTGTCAGCAGCCAAGGGATGTTCATGACGATCATTCCAGAAGAAACGCCTTGTCTGTCTTGTTTGTTTGAGCAAATTCCTGTCGGCGGGGCGACGTGTGATACTGCCGGCATTATTCCGCCAGCTGTGCATATTGTTTCGGCCTATCAGCAGGCAGAGGCATTAAAGCTGTTAACCGGAAAAAAAGAAGCGATACAGCGAGGGTTTGTGACATTCGATGTTTGGAATAACTCGCATATGAAGATTAACGTTAATAATGTACGCTGTGAGAATTGCCCATCTTGCGGAGCACACGCGGTTTATCCTTATCTCCAAGACTGGAACACACCAAAAGCCGCTGTACTATGCGGCCGTGATACAGTACAGGTAAGGTCAGAGTCGTTAAAAAGAATTCCGAAACAAGAGCTTATCAATCGGCTGAAAACAATCGGCAAGGTCGAGGCCAATGCGTTTTTGCTGCATATTTTTTACGAGGATTTCAGAATCGTCATTTTCAATGATGGACGGGCACTGGTGCATGGAACAAATGATGTGAAAGAAGCCAATTCCGTGCTGGCAAGAGTAATTGGATTGTAA
- a CDS encoding molybdenum cofactor guanylyltransferase, producing the protein MKHINVLLAGGASRRFGEPKAFVKWKGRMFYEWTKEALGEHAVIITRPELIGRFQENGENELYQDTEPFRGMGPLAGIYTAFKKTDGELYTVLSCDTPLIQRRTMLELKRLMTPGIDAVVPISRGREQPLIAMYHKRIMPILYDQLCEKRLRISDLLSRISVCYVQDEEIGANPAEFINVNTRDDFSCLEEKTDSFRRD; encoded by the coding sequence ATGAAGCATATAAACGTACTGCTGGCAGGAGGAGCCTCACGGCGCTTTGGGGAACCGAAGGCGTTTGTGAAATGGAAGGGCAGGATGTTTTACGAATGGACCAAAGAGGCGCTTGGAGAACATGCGGTTATCATCACCCGTCCTGAGTTGATTGGTAGATTCCAAGAAAACGGTGAAAATGAATTATATCAAGATACTGAGCCGTTTCGAGGAATGGGGCCATTGGCGGGTATATATACCGCTTTTAAAAAGACAGACGGCGAGCTTTATACTGTGTTGTCCTGTGACACGCCGCTGATCCAAAGAAGGACGATGCTGGAGCTCAAGCGTCTGATGACTCCCGGTATAGATGCGGTCGTCCCGATTTCAAGGGGACGGGAGCAGCCATTGATTGCAATGTACCATAAACGAATCATGCCCATTTTATATGATCAGCTTTGTGAGAAGAGATTAAGAATATCAGATTTGTTAAGCCGTATATCGGTTTGTTACGTACAAGATGAAGAAATTGGGGCAAATCCGGCTGAGTTTATTAACGTGAACACACGTGATGATTTTAGCTGTTTGGAAGAAAAAACGGATTCCTTCAGGCGGGACTGA
- the yknW gene encoding toxin SDP protection protein YknW — METNVEKNSATATEKPSLFGVITNPSIQFERIRERPAVWGPLFIVAAIIIVGAVLQSLGTDYSELMKNTGPQGLSAEEIETVATITKFGGMAAAIFGGIAALFIAPLIYWLCVKISGGVTTYKKMLSLGLFVSLISSLGLLVNGIVIFTTDANPLYSVTSLAGIIPSDGALASVLNTFEIFSIWSYVLLAIGLHKTGGISKKAGWISVIVLFGILVAFSFFSGLINSVAGA, encoded by the coding sequence ATGGAAACAAATGTAGAAAAAAACAGCGCAACGGCGACTGAAAAGCCGTCACTTTTCGGAGTGATCACAAATCCGTCCATTCAATTTGAAAGAATAAGAGAAAGACCGGCTGTATGGGGACCGCTATTTATTGTTGCAGCGATTATCATCGTCGGCGCGGTACTGCAATCACTCGGTACGGATTATAGTGAGCTTATGAAAAACACGGGCCCTCAAGGGTTATCAGCTGAAGAAATTGAAACAGTCGCAACAATCACCAAATTTGGAGGAATGGCAGCCGCGATTTTCGGCGGTATCGCAGCGTTATTTATTGCCCCTCTTATTTATTGGCTTTGTGTAAAAATCTCAGGCGGAGTTACGACATACAAAAAAATGCTTTCTCTCGGTCTGTTTGTCTCTTTGATTAGCAGTCTTGGATTATTGGTTAACGGAATCGTTATTTTCACGACTGACGCGAATCCTCTTTACAGCGTGACATCATTGGCGGGGATTATTCCGTCTGACGGAGCTCTTGCCAGCGTGTTAAATACTTTTGAGATATTTAGCATATGGAGCTATGTATTATTAGCAATCGGCCTTCACAAAACAGGCGGCATCTCAAAAAAAGCAGGATGGATTTCAGTGATTGTTCTTTTCGGGATTTTAGTCGCATTTTCATTCTTTTCAGGTTTAATCAATTCAGTGGCGGGTGCATAA
- a CDS encoding efflux RND transporter periplasmic adaptor subunit, protein MKKVWIGIGIAVLVALFIGINIYRSAAPASGSAGQKIEAGGLEEKEISSTVMVPGTLQFSNEQYVFYEADKGTLEDIKVKEGDKVKKGTPLVTYTNEQLSLEKEQNRLTAESNQLQIDQIEEKLKALNHKEKELAKQVGKKEAEKQIESERTELQMQKKTTEIELKQTELQRQSLANRVSDLEVKSEIEGTVISVNQEAASKKSDIQEPVIHIGNPKDLVVSGKLSEYDTLKVKKGQKVTLTSDVIQDKTWKGTVSAVGLVPDQQDSTAVQGTEQAVQYPLQVKIKGDLPEGKPGFKFIMNIETDKRKANTLPSKAVKKEDDQYYVYTVKDGKAKRVDVKIGEVTDDLTEIKEGVSQEDQVILNPSDQLTDGTEVKA, encoded by the coding sequence ATGAAAAAAGTCTGGATCGGAATTGGAATCGCAGTTTTAGTTGCACTTTTCATTGGAATCAATATATACCGGTCTGCCGCCCCGGCAAGCGGCAGCGCCGGACAGAAGATAGAGGCGGGAGGTCTTGAAGAAAAAGAAATCTCGTCAACGGTTATGGTTCCCGGGACCCTGCAATTTTCAAATGAACAGTATGTCTTTTATGAAGCCGATAAAGGGACATTAGAAGACATTAAAGTGAAAGAAGGCGACAAAGTGAAAAAGGGAACGCCTTTAGTCACCTATACAAATGAGCAGCTGAGCCTTGAAAAAGAACAGAACCGGTTAACGGCTGAATCCAACCAGCTTCAAATTGACCAAATTGAAGAAAAATTAAAAGCATTAAATCATAAAGAAAAAGAACTGGCAAAACAGGTTGGAAAGAAAGAAGCAGAAAAACAAATTGAATCTGAGCGGACGGAGCTTCAAATGCAGAAAAAAACAACTGAGATCGAATTAAAACAAACCGAGCTCCAGCGGCAGTCACTTGCCAATCGGGTGTCAGATCTTGAAGTCAAAAGCGAAATCGAAGGTACCGTTATTAGTGTCAACCAAGAAGCGGCATCCAAAAAATCAGATATTCAAGAGCCTGTCATACATATCGGCAATCCAAAAGACCTTGTCGTCTCAGGGAAATTGTCTGAATACGATACACTGAAAGTCAAGAAAGGCCAGAAGGTCACACTCACTTCAGATGTTATTCAGGATAAAACATGGAAAGGCACAGTGTCCGCAGTCGGACTTGTTCCGGATCAGCAGGACAGCACTGCGGTACAAGGAACAGAACAAGCGGTCCAATATCCGCTTCAAGTGAAAATAAAAGGGGATCTTCCAGAAGGAAAGCCTGGCTTTAAATTCATCATGAATATTGAAACAGATAAGCGGAAAGCAAATACGCTTCCTTCAAAGGCAGTCAAAAAAGAAGATGATCAATATTATGTATATACAGTAAAAGACGGAAAAGCAAAACGAGTTGATGTCAAAATCGGTGAAGTTACAGATGATCTGACAGAGATTAAAGAGGGGGTTTCTCAAGAGGATCAAGTCATTTTGAATCCCTCTGATCAGTTGACCGATGGAACGGAAGTGAAAGCATAA
- the yknY gene encoding ABC transporter ATP-binding protein YknY, with protein sequence MIQLSNVRKSYQIGRETFDVLHSIDLDIHQGEYVSIMGPSGSGKSTIMNIIGCLDRPTSGTYKLDGEDISSYKDKELAAVRNRSIGFVFQQFQLLPRLNAKKNVELPMIYSGIGKKERQERAERALEKVGLANRMLHMPNELSGGQKQRVAIARAIVNEPKLILADEPTGALDTKTSVAIMEQFTELNAEGTTIVLVTHEPEVADCTNRIVMVRDGHIVPASSGQRSVGE encoded by the coding sequence ATGATTCAGCTTTCTAATGTGAGAAAAAGCTATCAGATCGGCAGGGAAACGTTTGATGTTCTCCATTCTATTGATTTGGACATTCATCAGGGGGAATATGTCTCGATTATGGGGCCGTCAGGATCAGGGAAATCGACGATCATGAATATTATCGGCTGTCTTGACCGGCCGACTTCCGGTACGTATAAATTGGACGGCGAAGACATTTCTTCATATAAAGATAAAGAGCTGGCGGCAGTCCGTAACCGGTCCATCGGTTTTGTATTTCAGCAATTTCAGCTTCTTCCGCGGCTGAACGCAAAAAAAAATGTCGAGCTGCCGATGATTTATTCCGGTATAGGCAAAAAAGAACGACAAGAGCGGGCTGAGAGAGCGTTGGAGAAGGTCGGATTAGCCAATCGAATGCTCCACATGCCCAACGAGCTGTCGGGCGGGCAGAAGCAGCGGGTAGCCATTGCGAGGGCAATCGTGAATGAGCCAAAATTGATTTTAGCAGATGAACCGACCGGCGCGCTGGACACGAAAACAAGCGTGGCGATTATGGAACAATTTACAGAATTAAATGCCGAGGGAACGACAATCGTTCTTGTTACGCACGAACCGGAAGTCGCAGATTGCACGAATCGAATCGTCATGGTGCGTGACGGACACATTGTTCCTGCCAGCTCCGGACAAAGGAGCGTGGGAGAATGA
- the moaD gene encoding molybdopterin converting factor subunit 1, whose protein sequence is MIKILLFAGLAEQAGTQALEMDMEQVTTDEIKASLKEQYGLESIDTAMIAVNESYVKENTTVSSGDTVAIIPPVSGG, encoded by the coding sequence ATGATTAAAATCCTTTTATTTGCAGGGCTTGCAGAACAGGCCGGAACACAAGCATTGGAAATGGATATGGAACAAGTAACGACAGACGAAATAAAAGCAAGTTTAAAAGAACAATACGGACTCGAATCCATTGATACAGCTATGATTGCTGTAAACGAAAGCTATGTAAAAGAAAATACTACCGTATCTTCAGGCGACACGGTAGCCATCATTCCGCCTGTCAGCGGGGGATGA
- a CDS encoding ABC transporter ATP-binding protein, translated as MKQAEKRGILERFYYSSDEIIEKPFNWTQMWRLLGYVKPYRKTILPLSFLTVLIGTAVKLVIPILIGVYVLDQAIAERNSELLIQLIFIISGLYVLNYAANVFRIKWMNQLGQHVIYDLRQHLFTHVQRLSHRFFDQRSAGSILVRIMNDINSLQELFTSGVINLLTDLLLLAGVMIILFTLSPELTIAIMVTLPIMFFISTSLRKKIRRSWQKVRLKQSKLNSHLNESIQGIRVTQAFTQEEENTAYFDGVNQENYQSWQEATRKNAMFRPLVEMTNAIGTGVLIWYGATLIMNETITIGVFVSFAFYLGMFWEPISRLGQVYNQLLMGMASSERIFEFLDEQPNVKEKRGAIHKKKLNGEISFEEVEFSYDEKRKALHAVSFTIPAGSTLALVGHTGSGKTTIANVISRFYDATGGTIKIDGIPIRDLSLASLRSQISIVLQDTFIFSGTIMENIRFGRPGASDEEVIKAAQAVGADEFISGLAEGYETEVEERGSVLSAGQRQLISFARALLADPAIIILDEATASIDTETEVKIQQALKTLLKGRTAVMIAHRLSTIRDADRIIVLDHGKKMEEGNHGQLLAIGGIYAGLVKTQYSEAIE; from the coding sequence ATGAAACAAGCAGAAAAACGAGGGATTTTGGAGCGTTTCTATTATTCTTCAGATGAAATCATTGAAAAGCCGTTTAACTGGACTCAAATGTGGCGGCTGCTGGGCTATGTTAAACCATATCGAAAAACGATTTTGCCGCTTTCTTTTCTTACCGTATTGATTGGGACTGCTGTGAAGCTTGTGATTCCCATTTTGATCGGCGTTTATGTTCTCGATCAAGCCATTGCGGAGAGAAACTCGGAGCTGCTGATCCAGCTCATTTTTATCATTAGCGGTTTATATGTGCTCAATTATGCCGCCAATGTATTCAGAATTAAATGGATGAACCAGCTTGGCCAGCATGTGATATACGATTTGCGCCAGCATTTATTTACCCATGTGCAGCGCTTATCCCATCGTTTTTTTGATCAGCGCTCGGCCGGATCGATCTTGGTCAGGATTATGAATGATATTAACTCTCTTCAGGAGCTTTTTACAAGCGGAGTCATCAACTTATTGACCGACTTGCTGCTTTTGGCCGGCGTTATGATTATTTTGTTTACGCTGAGTCCTGAGCTGACTATAGCCATTATGGTGACACTGCCGATTATGTTTTTTATTTCAACAAGTCTTAGAAAAAAAATACGCCGCTCCTGGCAAAAGGTGCGCCTCAAGCAATCAAAGCTGAACTCTCATTTGAACGAAAGCATTCAGGGCATCCGTGTCACACAGGCATTTACGCAGGAAGAAGAAAACACGGCGTATTTTGATGGCGTCAATCAGGAGAACTATCAATCATGGCAAGAAGCCACAAGAAAAAATGCCATGTTCCGTCCGCTGGTAGAAATGACAAACGCGATTGGCACGGGTGTCTTGATTTGGTATGGCGCCACACTCATCATGAATGAAACCATCACGATTGGCGTCTTCGTTTCTTTTGCATTTTATCTGGGCATGTTTTGGGAACCTATTTCAAGACTGGGGCAAGTCTATAACCAGCTGTTAATGGGAATGGCGTCATCAGAACGGATTTTTGAGTTTCTGGACGAACAGCCAAATGTTAAAGAGAAGCGGGGCGCGATTCATAAGAAAAAATTAAATGGGGAGATTAGTTTTGAAGAGGTTGAATTTTCGTATGATGAAAAACGAAAAGCCCTTCACGCTGTTTCCTTCACTATTCCGGCGGGCTCGACGCTTGCGCTTGTCGGGCATACGGGGAGCGGAAAAACAACGATCGCGAATGTAATCAGCCGTTTTTATGATGCCACGGGAGGCACCATAAAAATAGACGGTATACCAATTCGGGATCTTTCCCTTGCCAGTTTGCGCTCCCAAATCAGCATCGTGCTGCAAGATACATTCATTTTCTCCGGAACCATCATGGAAAATATTCGTTTTGGCCGGCCGGGTGCTTCAGACGAAGAAGTGATAAAAGCAGCCCAAGCGGTCGGAGCGGATGAATTTATTTCTGGTTTAGCAGAAGGGTACGAAACAGAGGTGGAGGAGAGGGGCAGCGTACTTTCTGCCGGTCAGCGCCAGCTCATTTCATTTGCAAGAGCATTGCTCGCCGATCCAGCTATTATTATCCTTGACGAAGCAACCGCAAGTATTGATACAGAAACGGAAGTGAAAATTCAGCAGGCGTTAAAAACGCTATTGAAAGGGCGTACAGCAGTGATGATCGCCCACAGATTGTCCACGATCCGCGACGCCGACCGCATCATTGTTCTTGATCACGGCAAGAAAATGGAAGAAGGAAACCATGGGCAGCTGCTTGCTATAGGAGGCATCTATGCCGGGCTTGTGAAAACGCAATACAGCGAAGCAATAGAATAA
- a CDS encoding molybdenum cofactor biosynthesis protein MoaE, with product MERFEITKTPIITEDVIKKVEKREAGAITTFIGTVREWTNGKRTVRLEYEAYEPMAVQMLAQIGIEIEEKWEGASAAITHRIGVLDIGEAAVVIAVSSPHRKAAYEANEYAIERIKQIVPIWKKEIWEDGEQWIGDQLENTAYPNGKPDVSEGEQHD from the coding sequence ATGGAACGGTTTGAGATCACGAAAACACCTATTATTACCGAAGACGTCATCAAAAAAGTGGAGAAACGGGAAGCCGGGGCTATTACCACATTTATTGGCACGGTTCGGGAATGGACAAACGGAAAAAGAACGGTTCGGCTTGAATATGAGGCATATGAACCGATGGCCGTGCAAATGCTGGCTCAAATCGGGATTGAAATTGAAGAAAAATGGGAGGGGGCTTCAGCCGCAATCACCCATCGTATAGGTGTGCTGGATATCGGGGAAGCAGCGGTTGTGATCGCTGTATCCTCTCCCCATCGAAAAGCTGCTTATGAAGCCAATGAGTATGCGATCGAACGGATTAAACAGATTGTCCCGATTTGGAAAAAAGAAATTTGGGAGGACGGAGAGCAATGGATCGGCGACCAGCTTGAAAACACAGCTTATCCGAACGGAAAACCAGATGTAAGCGAGGGAGAGCAGCATGATTAA